GCGGTGCGCTTCGGATCGCTGATCGAAGCCGCAACGGCCCCCGGCACGCCAAGGCCCATGGCGCCGACAATGCCGCCGATCAGCGTGTTGTCGGGCGTCATCTTCCAGTGGCGGTGAACCCAGGTGGAGATATTGCCCGCGTCCGTCACCACGATGGCGTCCCTGGGCGCAAGGCGGGAGAGGGAATCCACAACGACGCCAAAATCCATGCCATCCGGCGCATCGACCGGCTTGTAGACCTGCAAGTCCCTCACCACGCCATTGAGGCTGCTGATCCAGGCTTCGCGCCCGGCCGAAACCACGCGCGGCGACTGCGCCAGCCCCGCCAGCACCGCCACCGGATCGGCAATCAGTCCAAGATCAGTGCGGAACACGTGGCCGATGGGCTTGCCGTCAGGATAGACATGCACCAGCGTCTGCTTCGGTGCGGGGCATTCGGGGAAAGTGTAGCCAAGGCTCGCCACGTCACCGAGGCGCGTGCCGATGGCGAGGATGAGGTCTGCCTCCTGCAGGGCCTTGCGATGGGCGGCGAGTGCGCCAAAGCCCAGGTGTCCGGCATAGAGAGGCGAGGCGTTGTCGAAGATTTCCTGGTTCTTCCACGTCACGGCAACGGGAAGGCGCTGCGCCTCGGCAAAGCGCTTGATCGCGGCCTTGCCCGCGGCACTGCGCAAGGCTCCGCCCACCACAAGCACCGGGCGCTCGCTCGCATCAATGACCTGCTGGATGCGCGCCAGATCGGAGGCCGAGACGCCGACCGTCGCCAGCGGAAACACCACCGGCTCTTTCTCGTCCACCGGGTCGTCGAGCATGTCTTCCGGCAGGGACAGCACCACGGGTCCGGGAATGCCCTGCTGCGCAAGGCGGAAACTGCGCGGCAGGATTTCATGGAGCTTGCGGCCGTCGGTGATCTCGAACACGCCCTTCGCCATGGAACCGAGGAAGCGCTCGTAATCCACTTCCTGGAAAACGCCACGCGTGCGTTCGGCGCGCGCCACCTGGCCCACCAGCAGGATGACCGGCAGCCCATCCTGATCGGCCATGTGAACGGCGATGGAGGCGTTCGTGGCACCAGGCCCGCGGCTCACCATGAACACGGCAGGCTCGCCCGTCAGCTTCGCTTCGGCGCAAGCCATGAAACCGGCGCCCCCTTCATGGCGGCACACCACCACGTCGATGCCGCTCTCGTGCAGGGCATCGAGCAGGGTGAGATAGCTTTCACCCGGCACGCAATAGACGCGCTTGATGCCGTGGGCCTTCAGGGATTGGACAATGGTATCTGCTGCGCGCATGGCAATTCCGGACATGGTGGGGTTGTGAAGGCCCCCTCATGCCCGAAAAAGCATGGCCCTGTCGATAGCCGTCAGGGCGCTGCGGCGTTGAGTTTTGCGAGCGCCTTCGCGGCATCTTCGTTGCCCGCGGCCACGGCCTTGTCATACCACTCCCGCGCCTTCTGCGGATCAGGCTCCAGGCCGCGCACGTTCATGGCGGCATAGACTACCGGGTCATAGGTCTGGCCAGCGCCAAAGGCGCCTTCCGCCGCACCCATTCCGTGTGCCTTGATGAAGAACTGCCGGGCCGAGTCAAGGTCGCCCGTCTTGAGCAGGGCTTCGCCCTTTCCGAGCAGCGTCTTGGCCTCGGTGTTTTCCGCCTCCTGCGGCAGGGGAATGGCCTGCGGCAGCGGCTGGCTGGCCATGGACTGACTTTCCGGCGGTGCACTTGCGGGCTGGACCGTGACTTTGTTGAGGTCAAGCTCCACCGTCATCTCGCGGGGTGGCGTTGCGGCAACCCCTGTCTTTTCCTCAACACCTGCGACGGCGAGATCAAGCTGCGGCGACTGCGCCTGCGGAACGACCAGCTTCACACCCTCGATTTCGGTGGGCTTCAGCAGCCACTCGCCGTCGGCCACTTCCGTGCCCTGGGTGAGATAGGCATCGCCCGGCAGCCCGGTGATCTTGAGGGCCAGCGGCATGTCGGGATCGGCAGGCACGGCGGTCAGCGCCAGCGGAATGGGATTGTTGAGCACGCCGCTCGCGTCCGCCACATCGACCCGCGCCATGCGCACCGGCTTCTTGGTGAGCACGGTGCTGCCGCCGTTCTTGACGTTGGCAGCGACCTGGCCCCCGGCCGCGGGTTCTTCGGCAACAGGTTTTTGCAGCAGCGCCATGATGGCCGATGCACTGGTGGACGCGCCACTCATGGCGGCGGCATAACCCTGGTGAACCAGCCCCATGTTGGCGCTGGCCAGCCCGGCAACGCCACCGATGGCGCAGGCCACGGCAAACAGCCCGGCGATGCGAAGCGGCGTCAGCGCGCTGCGCTGGCGCTGCTGTTCAGGGGTGGCTTGTCGCGCATCCATCTTGCGCTGCCATTCCCGGAAGCGGAGATTGCCATCGTCATTGGCGGCGCGCGGACGCACAGGCTCTGCCTCGCGCTCCATGGTGGAGAAGGGCGCAACCGCCGGCGATGCGGCCAGGCGCTTGGCCGACTGGAAGCGTTCCTCCAGCCGGCGGCGATAGCTTTCATAGGCTTCCGGCGTCGGCTGTTCAAACATCGGCGCATGCGCCCGGGCAGAGCGATAGCGGTTGGCAAGTTCCTGACTGTCGTCGTCGCTCATGGCCTTGCCGAACCAGCTCGGTGTCACCTCGTCCTCAGCTGTCTCTTCGCCTCGGGCTTCCAATGGTTCTTCGTCGTCAAACGTAGGTTCAAGGTCTTCGCCATCATACTCCGCGGCTTCCATGCGGTCGTTTTCATCAGGCTCGACAACGGACGATTTCTTTTCCCCGGCTGGTGTGGCACGCTTTGATTTGCTCATTGCCCGTCTCCTTGTTGCAGTTCGGTTTCAGCACCGGTGGTGCTGGTGGATGCAGATTCGGCAGCGGTGTCCTGCAAGGCAGCCTGTGCCGCCTTGTGCCGGGTCCAACCCGGAATTTCCGCTGTCAGGTTTGCGTTGATCTTCAATTGCCCGGCATTGCGGAGCAGGGCGGAGGTGAAAGCCTTGAGACGCGCGTCCGTGGCCTTGTCGGCGCCCTTGCTGAACACCATCACCGCAAGCGGCGCCGCCACCGTCTCGACATCACCGCCTTCACTGATGAGCGATGGTGCATCGGTGGGCGAAAGCATGATCGGGGAATAGGTAGAGTCGAGCTGCTTCGGTAGCGCCAGTGGCAGGATTTTGAAGCGCTTCCCATCCAGCCGCGCCGACTTCAGCGCGCTGGCATCCACCAGTGCCGCATCCGCAGAGCCTTGCGACAACACGGTGAGCGCTTCCGCGTTCTGCCGTGGCACGCGCGCGAAGGAAACATCGGACGCATTGAACAGCAACTCGCCCGCGACGAAGCCCATGCTGCCCGTCGGTCCTGTCGCCACACGTTTTCCAGCGAGATCAGCGAGGCTGTCGATGCCCTTGCCCACAACCAATGCCCATTTGATGGATTGCAGGCGAACGAGATACGTGACCTTGCCGTCCAGTCCCTGCAGCAAGCCCTGCGCCTGCGCATAAGTGAGCGTGTCGAGCGGCAACAAGGCTGCATCCACGCGGTCGAGATAGGCCAGATCGGAAACGGCTTGCAGGGTCCCGGCACCGACGATGGGCAGGACGCGGAGGCCCTGTTCATGCTGCACGGTCGCGGCAATACTATTGGCAAGACCCAGCCACTGCGGATCGGCCGCCATCAGCCCCAGCGTGTTCTGGTTCAATTTGTCGGCGCGTGAATCCGCCGTGGCCGTGTGTGCTGACGCAAACAACAGGCCAACCGCGACAACCGCCGCCATGAAGGGCTTCAATTGGCCCATCCACCTACCCCGCGATTGCCGTCCCAGGGTGGGGCACCACGCCCCCTCGAGGTTAACTCTTCATCAGATTTTGTGGCGCTGGCGGGGCGGAAATGGGGAATTGTGGCGTATCAGCTCCGGCGGTCCAAGGGCAGATAATCCCGAGCTTCCGGACCGTCATAGAGCGTCAAGGGCCTGATCAGAATGTTGTTTTGCAGTTGTTCCAGGCACTGCACGGTCCACCCCGGAACCCGGCCCGCCGCAAAGATGGGCACAAACAGGTCCGGCGCGATGCCATTCAGATAGTAAATGACCCCGGAGTAGAAATCGACGTTCACGTTCACCCCGAAGCGCGCATAGGGCCGCATCGCTTCCACCACAGCCTGCAGGATGGCGAACCACTTGGGTTCTCCCATCTCCCGCGAGAGCTGTTCCACGCCATCGCGCATGTGACGCGCGCGCGGGTCTTCCGTCCGGTAGACCCGGTGGCCGAAGCCGGTGACGGCATCGCCGGCCGCGCGCTTGGTCTTCACGTAGGCCGCTGCATTCTCCGGCGTGCCGATCTCCTGGGCCATCTTCATCACGTCCTCGGCCGCTCCACCGTGGGCGGGGCCGGAGAGGGCCGCGATGGCCGCAGTCATGGCGGCATGAAGGTTTGCTTCCGTGCCGATAACCACACGACCGGCGAAGGAGGAGGCGTTGCTGCCGTGCTCGGCATGGAGAATGAGGTCGCGGTCCATGAGCTTTGCAGCCGCCTGCGAAGGTTCACGGCCTGTGAGCATCCAGAGGAAGTGCGCGGCGTGGGAGAGGCCTGCACCGGGTTGCGGCACGGCCCGCCCCGTCCGCACCGCCGCATGGACACCGATGATGACGGGAATCTGCGCGGTGAGGCGAAGGCCCTTGGCGCGGGTTGCCTCAAGGGAATTGTCATCGGCCTGCGGATCAAAGGCGGCGAGCGCCGAGACCGCCGTACGCAACACATCCATCGGGTGGGCGTGCGCCAGGGTGTGGATGATGTGGGTGACGCCGTCCGGCAATTGGCGTGCCGCCCCCAACGTGGCCCGCGTGGTTTCGAGTTCAGCCCGAGTGGGCAATTCGCCGTGCAGCAGCAGGTGTGCCGTTTCCTCGAAAGTGGACTGTTGTGCAAGATCGTGGATGGAGTATCCCCGGTAGCGAAGCTCACCTGCCTTGCCGTCAATGAATGTCGTGGCCGAGCGCTCAAAATAGACGCCCTTGAGGCCGCGATGGATTTCGATCTTGTCTTCGCTGGACATGCTGGGGTTCCGGAGGTTGCAACGTGACAGTGATCGAAGAGGCCAAGGCCAAAATCAAGGGCAGGGGCCTGAAACTTGTGATGCCAGAATCCGGCGACCCCCGGATCGCCGAGGCCGCCCGCCGCCTGCAAGACAACGGGTTGTCCGATGTCATCCTGTTCGGCGCGCATGATGTACCCGCGCCATCGCCGGAAGCCATCGCCCGGTTGCGGGAGGTCCGCCCGAAATTGTCGGACTCGCTTGCCACGAAATTTCTGCAAAAGCCTCTGTTCGCGGGTGGTGCCCTGGTCGCCACGGGCCGCGCCGATGGCATGCTGGCGGGGGCGGCCAACGCCACGGCCCGTGTGATCGAAGCGGCGTTGATGACGATCGGCCTTGCACCCTCCATTGCAACGCCTTCCAGCTTCTTCCTCATGCAAT
The nucleotide sequence above comes from Hyphomicrobiales bacterium. Encoded proteins:
- a CDS encoding acetolactate synthase — protein: MRAADTIVQSLKAHGIKRVYCVPGESYLTLLDALHESGIDVVVCRHEGGAGFMACAEAKLTGEPAVFMVSRGPGATNASIAVHMADQDGLPVILLVGQVARAERTRGVFQEVDYERFLGSMAKGVFEITDGRKLHEILPRSFRLAQQGIPGPVVLSLPEDMLDDPVDEKEPVVFPLATVGVSASDLARIQQVIDASERPVLVVGGALRSAAGKAAIKRFAEAQRLPVAVTWKNQEIFDNASPLYAGHLGFGALAAHRKALQEADLILAIGTRLGDVASLGYTFPECPAPKQTLVHVYPDGKPIGHVFRTDLGLIADPVAVLAGLAQSPRVVSAGREAWISSLNGVVRDLQVYKPVDAPDGMDFGVVVDSLSRLAPRDAIVVTDAGNISTWVHRHWKMTPDNTLIGGIVGAMGLGVPGAVAASISDPKRTAICFVGDGGVLMTGQEIATAMASGAAPKIVISNNGIYGTIRTHQEREFPGRISGTDLKNPDFDDWAKSFGAASFSIARGDNDVDGTVSAFLAAPGPAVLHVRSSRIALSSNVQLKP
- a CDS encoding citrate (Si)-synthase translates to MSSEDKIEIHRGLKGVYFERSATTFIDGKAGELRYRGYSIHDLAQQSTFEETAHLLLHGELPTRAELETTRATLGAARQLPDGVTHIIHTLAHAHPMDVLRTAVSALAAFDPQADDNSLEATRAKGLRLTAQIPVIIGVHAAVRTGRAVPQPGAGLSHAAHFLWMLTGREPSQAAAKLMDRDLILHAEHGSNASSFAGRVVIGTEANLHAAMTAAIAALSGPAHGGAAEDVMKMAQEIGTPENAAAYVKTKRAAGDAVTGFGHRVYRTEDPRARHMRDGVEQLSREMGEPKWFAILQAVVEAMRPYARFGVNVNVDFYSGVIYYLNGIAPDLFVPIFAAGRVPGWTVQCLEQLQNNILIRPLTLYDGPEARDYLPLDRRS